From the genome of Actinacidiphila yeochonensis CN732, one region includes:
- a CDS encoding glycosyltransferase family 4 protein: protein MRVAIVTESFPPDVNGVAHCTLRTAEHLVRRGHEPLVVAPAGPHPAAPGADPCPVVRVPSLPLPGYPQVRVALPGRRTAAAIAAHRADLVHLASPFVLGARGMAAAGRQGVPAVAIYQTDLAGYARTYLSAGEAAAWRRIRAVHSAAARTLAPSTASVAALTAHGVPRVHLWARGVDSVLFDPARRDGALRRELAPDGELIVGYVGRLAPEKHVELLAGVCALPGVRVVVVGDGPSVSGLRAALPGALLLGRRTGPELARLYASFDVFCHTGPFETFCQTVQEAMASGLPVVAPAVGGPLDLVDHGRTGLLVPPGDPEAVAAAVRELLARPPLRARFGAAARAAVATRTWEAVGDQLLGHYDEVLARHQAAAA, encoded by the coding sequence ATGAGAGTCGCCATCGTTACGGAGTCCTTCCCCCCGGACGTCAACGGAGTCGCCCACTGCACGCTCCGCACCGCGGAGCACCTGGTCCGGCGCGGCCACGAACCGCTCGTCGTGGCGCCCGCGGGACCGCACCCGGCCGCCCCCGGCGCGGACCCCTGCCCGGTCGTACGGGTGCCCTCGCTGCCGCTGCCCGGCTACCCGCAGGTCCGGGTGGCGCTGCCGGGCCGGCGCACGGCGGCGGCCATCGCCGCCCACCGCGCCGACCTCGTCCACCTCGCCAGCCCCTTCGTGCTGGGGGCGCGCGGCATGGCCGCCGCCGGCCGGCAGGGCGTGCCCGCCGTCGCCATCTACCAGACCGACCTGGCCGGCTACGCCAGGACCTACCTCAGTGCCGGGGAGGCCGCCGCCTGGCGCCGTATCCGCGCCGTGCACAGCGCCGCCGCCCGCACCCTCGCCCCGTCCACCGCCTCCGTGGCCGCCCTCACCGCGCACGGCGTGCCCCGCGTCCACCTGTGGGCCAGGGGCGTCGACTCCGTGCTCTTCGACCCGGCCCGCCGCGACGGCGCGCTGCGCCGCGAACTCGCCCCGGACGGGGAGCTGATCGTCGGGTACGTGGGCCGCCTCGCGCCGGAGAAGCACGTGGAGCTGCTGGCCGGGGTCTGCGCCCTGCCCGGGGTGCGGGTGGTCGTCGTCGGGGACGGACCCAGCGTGTCCGGGCTGCGCGCCGCCCTGCCGGGCGCGCTCCTGCTCGGCCGCCGCACCGGCCCCGAACTCGCCCGCCTGTACGCGTCCTTCGACGTCTTCTGCCACACCGGGCCGTTCGAGACCTTCTGCCAGACCGTCCAGGAGGCGATGGCCAGCGGACTTCCGGTGGTCGCCCCCGCCGTGGGCGGGCCGCTCGACCTCGTCGACCACGGCCGCACCGGCCTGCTGGTGCCGCCCGGCGACCCCGAGGCGGTCGCCGCCGCCGTCCGGGAGCTGCTGGCGCGGCCGCCGCTGCGGGCCCGGTTCGGCGCCGCCGCCCGCGCCGCCGTCGCCACCCGGACCTGGGAGGCCGTCGGCGACCAGCTGCTGGGCCACTACGACGAGGTGCTCGCCCGGCACCAGGCGGCCGCCGCGTGA
- a CDS encoding glycosyltransferase, with product MVRLANFVTPVSGGLRTALRHLGEGYAAAGHEPVLIVPGPARKDEHTPQGRVITLPGPVVPGSGGYRVLARRGPVEALLDALAPDRLEVSDRTTLRWTGEWARRHRVPAVMVSHESADGVLGAWGVPGGVARLLGDGLNRRTAYAYSRVVCTTAWAEAEFARIGARNVVRAPLGVDLDVWRPDLGGPAVRRRYARPGQVLLVMASRLSAEKRPQDAVRALAHLRAAGVDAVLAVAGDGPLRGRLTALAARLRLPAVFLGHMADRTALAALLATADLVLAPGPVETFGLAALEALACGTPVVASSRSALPALVGSAGAGAGTPAEFAAAARELLALPEPARRARARARAELHPWRTAVDAFLAAHGAAPSPALLPAAAGAGLTGPGRSRGLPPRHGAAGPPASPARVQGVASARPAGKGAER from the coding sequence ATCGTCCGGTTGGCGAACTTCGTCACCCCCGTCTCCGGCGGGCTGCGCACCGCCCTGCGCCACCTGGGCGAGGGGTACGCCGCGGCCGGCCACGAGCCCGTGCTGATCGTCCCCGGGCCCGCCCGGAAGGACGAGCACACGCCGCAGGGGCGGGTCATCACCCTCCCCGGCCCGGTGGTTCCGGGCAGCGGCGGCTACCGCGTGCTGGCCCGCCGCGGTCCCGTCGAAGCCCTCCTCGACGCCCTGGCCCCGGACCGGCTGGAGGTCTCCGACCGCACCACCCTGCGCTGGACGGGCGAGTGGGCGCGGCGCCACCGCGTCCCGGCGGTGATGGTCTCGCACGAGAGCGCCGACGGGGTCCTGGGCGCCTGGGGCGTCCCGGGCGGCGTGGCGCGGCTGCTCGGCGACGGCCTCAACCGGCGTACCGCGTACGCCTACTCGCGGGTGGTGTGCACCACCGCCTGGGCCGAGGCCGAGTTCGCCCGGATCGGTGCCCGCAACGTGGTGCGCGCCCCGCTCGGCGTCGACCTGGACGTCTGGCGGCCGGACCTCGGCGGCCCGGCCGTCCGCCGGCGGTACGCGCGGCCCGGCCAGGTCCTGCTGGTGATGGCCTCGCGGCTGTCCGCTGAGAAGCGCCCGCAGGACGCGGTGCGGGCCCTCGCCCACCTGCGGGCGGCCGGAGTCGACGCCGTCCTCGCCGTCGCCGGCGACGGTCCGCTGCGAGGGCGGCTGACCGCCCTGGCGGCGCGCCTGCGGCTGCCCGCCGTCTTCCTCGGGCACATGGCCGACCGCACCGCGCTGGCGGCGCTGCTGGCCACCGCCGACCTGGTGCTGGCACCGGGCCCCGTGGAGACCTTCGGGCTCGCCGCCCTGGAAGCCCTCGCCTGCGGGACACCCGTGGTGGCCAGCTCCCGGTCGGCGCTGCCCGCGCTGGTCGGGTCGGCCGGGGCGGGGGCGGGCACCCCTGCGGAGTTCGCCGCCGCCGCCCGGGAACTGCTCGCACTGCCGGAGCCCGCTCGCCGCGCCCGCGCCCGCGCCCGGGCCGAGCTGCACCCCTGGCGGACGGCCGTGGACGCCTTCCTGGCCGCGCACGGCGCCGCACCCTCACCCGCCCTCCTGCCGGCAGCGGCCGGCGCGGGCCTGACCGGCCCCGGGCGGTCACGGGGCCTGCCTCCCCGGCACGGCGCGGCCGGCCCGCCGGCCTCCCCGGCGCGTGTCCAGGGCGTCGCGAGCGCGCGGCCGGCGGGGAAGGGCGCGGAGCGGTGA
- a CDS encoding 5-oxoprolinase subunit C family protein, with protein sequence MSARRAEVRVVRAGALTTVQDAGRPGYAHLGVPRSGALDRPAFAAANRLVGNGAEAACLETTVTGCAVRPSRAVLAAVTGAACPVRVDGRPVAWGAPVLVPAGAVLDVGTAALGLRSYVAFAGGADVPPVLGSRACDLLSGLGPAPLSDGDVLPLGVDRAGPPGGADVVPCRGLGRELVLPLLPGPRDDWFTPAAERTLAAGRYEVSARSNRIGLRTSGPRLERAREGELPSEGMVLGAVQVPPDGCPVVFLADHPTTGGYPVVGVVPEEALAAAAQAPPGTPVRFVPLRGRPLPAGSRG encoded by the coding sequence GTGAGCGCCCGGCGGGCGGAGGTGCGGGTGGTGCGGGCCGGCGCGCTCACCACCGTCCAGGACGCGGGCCGGCCCGGTTACGCGCATCTGGGGGTGCCGCGGTCGGGGGCGCTGGACCGCCCCGCGTTCGCCGCCGCGAACCGGCTGGTGGGCAACGGCGCGGAGGCGGCCTGCCTGGAGACGACCGTGACCGGGTGCGCGGTGCGGCCCTCGCGGGCGGTGCTGGCCGCGGTGACCGGCGCGGCCTGCCCGGTCCGGGTGGACGGCCGCCCGGTCGCGTGGGGCGCCCCGGTCCTGGTGCCGGCCGGGGCGGTGCTCGACGTGGGGACGGCGGCGCTGGGCCTGCGCTCGTACGTGGCGTTCGCCGGCGGCGCGGACGTGCCCCCGGTGCTCGGCAGCCGGGCCTGCGACCTGCTGTCGGGCCTGGGTCCGGCACCGCTGTCGGACGGGGACGTGCTGCCGCTGGGCGTGGACCGCGCGGGGCCGCCCGGCGGCGCCGACGTGGTGCCGTGCCGGGGGCTCGGCCGGGAACTCGTGCTGCCGCTGCTTCCCGGCCCCCGCGACGACTGGTTCACCCCGGCGGCGGAGCGCACGCTGGCCGCGGGGCGGTACGAGGTCTCCGCGCGGTCCAACCGGATCGGGCTGCGCACCTCGGGTCCCCGGCTCGAACGGGCCCGGGAGGGCGAACTGCCCAGCGAGGGCATGGTGCTGGGCGCGGTCCAGGTGCCGCCGGACGGATGCCCGGTGGTGTTCCTGGCCGACCACCCCACCACCGGCGGCTACCCGGTGGTGGGCGTGGTGCCCGAGGAGGCCCTGGCTGCCGCCGCGCAGGCACCCCCGGGCACCCCGGTCCGTTTCGTCCCGCTGCGGGGCAGGCCGCTGCCGGCCGGCTCCCGCGGGTAG
- a CDS encoding 5-oxoprolinase subunit B family protein, producing MRALRAGAAGVLVETADGEQAQALHAEVLRRRAEGRLPGGPGPGGLLEVVPAARTVLVDGLADPAAFAAAVAGWGELPPPVPGSGGTVELPVRFDGPDLDEVAAGWGTSREGVAEVLTATAFRVAFCGFAPGFGYLAGLPEELRVPRRATPRTAVPAGSVGLAGPYAGVYPRSSPGGWQLVGRTDAVLWDPGRDPAALLAPGTDVRFTEVR from the coding sequence CTGCGGGCGCTCCGGGCGGGCGCGGCGGGCGTCCTGGTGGAGACCGCCGACGGCGAGCAGGCGCAGGCCCTGCACGCCGAGGTGTTGCGGCGCCGGGCCGAGGGGCGGCTGCCCGGCGGCCCGGGTCCGGGCGGGCTGCTGGAGGTGGTGCCGGCGGCGCGGACCGTCCTCGTCGACGGGCTCGCCGACCCGGCAGCCTTCGCGGCGGCCGTCGCCGGGTGGGGGGAACTGCCGCCTCCGGTGCCGGGATCGGGCGGGACGGTGGAGCTGCCGGTGCGCTTCGACGGCCCCGACCTCGACGAGGTGGCCGCCGGGTGGGGCACCAGCCGGGAGGGCGTCGCGGAGGTGCTCACGGCGACCGCCTTCCGGGTGGCGTTCTGCGGGTTCGCGCCGGGCTTCGGCTACCTGGCGGGGCTGCCCGAGGAGCTGCGGGTGCCGCGCCGCGCGACCCCGCGTACCGCCGTGCCCGCGGGTTCGGTCGGCCTGGCCGGCCCGTACGCCGGGGTGTACCCCCGCTCCTCGCCGGGCGGCTGGCAGCTGGTGGGCCGTACCGACGCGGTGCTGTGGGACCCCGGGCGGGACCCGGCCGCGCTCCTGGCCCCCGGCACCGACGTGCGCTTCACGGAGGTCCGGTGA
- a CDS encoding LamB/YcsF family protein: protein MAADGAVDLNADLGEGFGRWSLTDDEALLEVVTSANVACGFHAGDPATMRRVCALAAERGVRIGAQVSYRDLAGFGRRAMDVPPEELAAEVAYQIGALDVFARAAGAAVAYVKPHGALYNRVVADAEQAEAVVAGVRLAGGLPVLGLPGSELLAAAGRAGLGTVREAFADRAYTEAGTLVPRREPGSVVEDPDAVVARSVGLARDGTVRSATGREVAVRARSLCVHGDTPGAARTAARVRRALEEAGLRVAAFA from the coding sequence ATGGCGGCGGACGGTGCGGTGGACCTCAACGCGGATCTGGGCGAGGGGTTCGGCCGCTGGTCGCTGACCGACGACGAGGCCCTGCTGGAGGTCGTGACCAGCGCCAACGTGGCGTGCGGGTTCCACGCCGGCGATCCGGCGACCATGCGGCGGGTGTGCGCGCTGGCGGCCGAGCGCGGGGTGCGGATCGGGGCGCAGGTCTCCTACCGGGACCTGGCCGGCTTCGGCCGGCGCGCGATGGACGTGCCGCCGGAGGAGTTGGCGGCCGAGGTGGCCTACCAGATCGGCGCCCTGGACGTCTTCGCGCGGGCCGCGGGTGCGGCGGTGGCGTACGTCAAGCCGCACGGCGCCCTCTACAACCGGGTGGTCGCCGACGCGGAGCAGGCCGAGGCGGTGGTGGCCGGGGTTCGGCTGGCGGGCGGCCTGCCGGTGCTGGGCCTGCCCGGCTCCGAGCTGCTGGCGGCCGCCGGGCGGGCCGGACTGGGCACCGTCCGGGAGGCGTTCGCCGACCGGGCGTACACGGAGGCCGGCACCCTGGTGCCGCGGCGCGAGCCGGGCTCCGTGGTGGAGGACCCGGACGCCGTGGTGGCCCGCTCCGTCGGCCTCGCCCGGGACGGTACGGTCCGGTCGGCGACCGGCCGGGAGGTGGCGGTCCGGGCCCGTTCGCTGTGCGTGCACGGCGACACCCCCGGCGCGGCGCGGACGGCCGCGCGGGTCCGGCGGGCCCTGGAGGAGGCCGGGCTGCGCGTGGCGGCGTTCGCGTGA
- a CDS encoding coiled-coil domain-containing protein — protein sequence MYELSRLRLYSIGPAGARYADTVLDLRGVGEPVPHPAPAQGDFFADEPAGPPRRPAPAGVLFLENGGGKSVLLKLIFSVMLPGHRNTLGGASSGVLRKFLLAEDCGHVALEWQHTLTGELVVVGKVSEWRGRQVSSDPRKFAEAWYSFRPGPGMSLDSLPVSESTAVRPTAEGASGARGRRRTMKGFRDALTEAGKAYPNLDVLWEEIHDRWNEHLGDLGLDPELFRYQREMNADEGEAAGLFAVKKDSDFTDLLLRAVTDTRDTDGLADLVHGFAGKLGRRAELTAERDFTAGSLDLLDRVVAEAAARDQARGVHTGAERRTRTLVRRLAARSREERGRAAGLAQHAAEAARTVTDAEQARAGSGRTAAELAYRHASLALAAAEKGAAALRRELIDARTLHAAWQAAEVVLRQRAAGDRLARVTEAIRAAERDAAPALAARTEAAAALVRALHAAAGRAEAQADEEEERSAVLQERYESSHRAATAAATEAQRARSESGHLAQRLAEVAQETAEAVQAGWLDDSAPDADPARAALAASDAERAADEAARSAAAQAAATTVRAREAASAEARAELAAARASDAAGQARTAHRAARAAADALATDPRAAALLGLSGPSDPSGSSDMSGVGGRDDTGSEGTGDREGAGPEAADPDTAPDRQAPDPEWVAEHLRELLDTAVAAAERQLFELRTDAEADSRILGALGNGGLLPPGPDVLATVEFLGEHGIPALPGWRYLAQSVDPADHAAVLAARPELVDGVVVTDPGSYTRAQEALGSAALLPRSAVAVGTAAALLAPPPTADTAQDVFLVPPNPAMHDEVAADVERHELRARAAARDEEIRALAARLTHDRTLAARLASWRGACPPGRLAELAAEETAAGETAERARAELAAAREERAAADADAAGAAAENDARRAAAEQARRRADALAGLAHRLRERAGWQRRARELAADATEAEARAEDCMAQARAADEDRRAAQRASDDARRTARVLRAERSEIAGAPDGADAPEEPQDTTGGARRTGRRAAADTPSLPALREAYRAASQVYEQVGVGADLRAEQARAESTENTALTELERLSNKVRSRAAELLQGPEGADGPSRQAAAGRAEQLVQTLESRQSAASEQLGRLRGETERLAPAEGASHTELPEALQPRDAEHAQELLRAANAELASHTEQVEAARAAHDDVLRGHRAAEDAASGFDETAAMLRDLLRDGPQAAPEEEEPEPYPGGLEDARREAAEVRRSLRGCAADLAAADARLRDAADLLVRHANAVRYEQVRTPARQQIRELPAAALPEHAAAWAAAFRPRLRVLGDELDQLERNRDSIVDRLRGMVETSLATLRSAQRLSRLPEGLGEWSGQEFLRIRFDDPDQAVLTERLGEVIDEATRAAVRKNSDLRRDGMTLLLRAVAGALEPRGVAVEILKPDAVLRAERVPVGQMGDVFSGGQLLTAAIALYCTMAALRSNDRGRDRQRHAGTLFLDNPIGRANATYLLELQRAVADALGVQLLYTTGLFDTTALAEFPLVVRLRNDADLRAGLKYISVEEHLRPGLPVPAPRGEAHSEITATRMFLRPAEAAASEG from the coding sequence ATGTACGAGCTTTCCCGACTCCGCCTCTACTCCATCGGGCCCGCCGGCGCGCGCTACGCCGACACCGTGCTCGACCTGCGGGGAGTCGGCGAACCGGTGCCGCACCCCGCGCCCGCGCAGGGCGACTTCTTCGCCGACGAGCCCGCCGGGCCGCCGCGCCGCCCCGCTCCGGCGGGCGTGCTGTTCCTGGAGAACGGCGGCGGCAAGTCCGTCCTGCTCAAGCTGATCTTCTCGGTGATGCTGCCCGGCCACCGCAACACCCTGGGCGGTGCCAGCTCCGGCGTGCTGCGCAAGTTCCTGCTCGCCGAGGACTGCGGGCACGTCGCCCTGGAGTGGCAGCACACCCTCACCGGTGAGCTGGTCGTGGTCGGCAAGGTCAGCGAGTGGCGCGGGCGGCAGGTCTCCTCCGACCCGCGGAAGTTCGCCGAGGCCTGGTACTCCTTCCGGCCCGGCCCCGGGATGAGCCTGGACTCGCTCCCCGTCTCCGAGTCCACCGCCGTACGGCCGACCGCCGAGGGCGCCTCCGGGGCGCGCGGCCGGCGCCGCACCATGAAGGGCTTCCGCGACGCCCTCACCGAGGCGGGGAAGGCGTACCCGAACCTCGACGTGCTCTGGGAGGAGATCCACGACCGCTGGAACGAGCACCTCGGCGACCTCGGCCTGGACCCGGAACTCTTCCGCTACCAGCGCGAGATGAACGCCGACGAGGGTGAGGCCGCCGGCCTCTTCGCGGTCAAGAAGGACTCCGACTTCACCGACCTGCTGCTGCGCGCCGTCACCGACACCCGCGACACCGACGGGCTGGCGGACCTGGTGCACGGCTTCGCCGGCAAGCTCGGCCGGCGCGCCGAGCTGACCGCCGAACGGGACTTCACCGCCGGCTCGCTGGACCTGCTCGACCGGGTGGTCGCCGAGGCCGCCGCCCGCGACCAGGCCCGCGGCGTGCACACCGGCGCCGAGCGGCGCACCCGCACACTGGTCCGGCGGCTGGCCGCGCGCTCCCGCGAGGAGCGGGGCCGTGCCGCCGGCCTCGCCCAGCACGCGGCCGAGGCCGCGCGCACCGTCACCGACGCCGAACAGGCCCGGGCCGGCAGCGGTCGCACGGCCGCCGAACTCGCCTACCGGCACGCCTCGCTGGCGCTCGCGGCGGCGGAGAAGGGCGCCGCCGCGCTGCGCCGCGAACTCATCGACGCGCGCACCCTGCACGCCGCCTGGCAGGCCGCCGAGGTGGTGCTGCGGCAGCGTGCCGCCGGGGACCGGCTGGCGCGGGTCACCGAGGCCATCCGCGCCGCCGAACGCGACGCGGCCCCCGCGCTGGCCGCCCGGACCGAGGCCGCCGCCGCCCTGGTGCGGGCGCTGCACGCCGCCGCCGGACGGGCCGAGGCGCAGGCAGACGAGGAGGAGGAGCGCTCGGCGGTCCTCCAGGAGCGGTACGAGAGCTCCCACCGCGCCGCCACCGCCGCCGCCACCGAGGCGCAGCGGGCCCGCAGCGAATCCGGACACCTCGCCCAGCGGCTGGCCGAGGTGGCGCAGGAGACCGCCGAGGCCGTCCAGGCCGGCTGGCTCGACGACTCCGCGCCCGACGCCGACCCGGCCCGCGCCGCGCTGGCCGCCTCCGACGCCGAGCGGGCCGCCGACGAGGCCGCCCGCTCCGCCGCGGCGCAGGCCGCCGCCACCACGGTCCGGGCCCGTGAGGCCGCCTCCGCCGAGGCGCGGGCCGAACTCGCCGCCGCCCGCGCCTCCGACGCGGCCGGCCAGGCCCGCACCGCGCACCGTGCCGCCCGCGCCGCGGCCGACGCCCTGGCCACCGACCCCCGGGCCGCGGCCCTGCTCGGCCTGTCCGGCCCGTCTGATCCGTCCGGTTCATCTGATATGTCCGGTGTCGGCGGCCGGGACGACACCGGCTCGGAGGGCACCGGTGACCGGGAGGGCGCCGGTCCGGAGGCCGCGGACCCGGACACCGCCCCCGACCGCCAGGCCCCCGACCCCGAGTGGGTTGCCGAACACCTGCGGGAGCTGCTGGACACCGCCGTCGCGGCCGCCGAACGGCAGCTCTTCGAACTGCGCACCGACGCCGAGGCCGACTCCCGCATCCTGGGCGCCCTCGGCAACGGCGGCCTGCTGCCGCCCGGCCCGGACGTGCTCGCCACCGTCGAGTTCCTCGGCGAGCACGGCATCCCCGCCCTGCCCGGCTGGCGCTACCTCGCCCAGTCCGTCGACCCGGCCGACCACGCCGCCGTACTGGCCGCCCGGCCCGAACTCGTCGACGGCGTCGTCGTCACCGACCCCGGCTCCTACACCCGCGCCCAGGAGGCACTGGGCAGCGCGGCGCTGCTGCCGCGCTCGGCCGTCGCCGTGGGCACCGCGGCGGCGCTGCTCGCACCGCCGCCGACCGCCGACACCGCCCAGGACGTCTTCCTCGTCCCGCCGAACCCGGCGATGCACGACGAGGTCGCCGCCGACGTCGAGCGCCACGAGCTGCGGGCCCGGGCCGCCGCCCGCGACGAGGAGATCCGGGCCCTGGCCGCCCGCCTCACCCACGACCGCACCCTGGCCGCCCGGCTCGCCTCCTGGCGCGGCGCCTGCCCGCCCGGCCGGCTGGCCGAGCTGGCCGCCGAGGAGACCGCCGCCGGCGAGACCGCCGAGCGGGCCCGCGCCGAGCTGGCCGCCGCCCGCGAGGAGCGCGCCGCGGCCGACGCCGACGCGGCCGGTGCCGCCGCCGAGAACGACGCCCGGCGGGCCGCCGCCGAGCAGGCCAGGCGGCGCGCCGACGCCCTCGCGGGCCTGGCCCACCGGCTGCGGGAACGCGCCGGCTGGCAGCGCCGCGCCCGCGAACTCGCCGCCGACGCCACCGAGGCCGAGGCCCGTGCCGAGGACTGCATGGCCCAGGCCCGCGCCGCCGACGAGGACCGCCGCGCCGCGCAGCGCGCCTCCGACGACGCCCGGCGCACCGCGCGCGTGCTGCGCGCCGAACGCTCCGAGATCGCGGGCGCGCCCGACGGGGCCGACGCGCCCGAAGAGCCGCAGGACACGACGGGCGGCGCCCGCCGCACCGGCCGCCGGGCCGCCGCCGACACCCCGTCACTGCCCGCGCTGCGTGAGGCGTACCGGGCGGCTTCACAGGTCTACGAGCAGGTCGGCGTCGGCGCGGACCTGCGCGCCGAGCAGGCCCGCGCCGAGAGCACCGAGAACACGGCCCTGACCGAGCTGGAGCGGCTGTCCAACAAGGTCCGGAGCCGCGCCGCCGAGCTCCTCCAGGGCCCCGAGGGCGCCGACGGGCCCTCCCGGCAGGCCGCCGCGGGCCGCGCCGAGCAGCTGGTGCAGACCCTGGAGTCCCGCCAGTCGGCGGCGAGCGAACAGCTGGGCCGGCTGCGCGGCGAGACCGAACGGCTCGCCCCCGCCGAGGGCGCCTCCCACACCGAGCTGCCCGAGGCGCTCCAGCCCCGCGACGCCGAGCACGCACAGGAGCTGCTGCGCGCCGCCAACGCCGAACTCGCCTCCCACACCGAGCAGGTGGAGGCCGCCCGGGCCGCGCACGACGACGTACTCCGCGGCCACCGCGCCGCCGAGGACGCGGCGAGCGGCTTCGACGAGACCGCGGCCATGCTGCGCGACCTGCTCCGCGACGGCCCCCAGGCAGCGCCCGAGGAGGAGGAGCCCGAGCCCTACCCGGGCGGTCTGGAGGACGCCCGGCGCGAGGCCGCCGAGGTCCGCCGGTCGCTGCGCGGCTGCGCGGCCGACCTCGCCGCGGCCGACGCGCGGCTGCGCGACGCCGCCGACCTCCTCGTCCGGCACGCCAACGCCGTCCGCTACGAGCAGGTGCGCACCCCCGCCCGGCAGCAGATCCGGGAGCTGCCGGCGGCCGCGCTGCCCGAGCACGCCGCCGCCTGGGCCGCCGCGTTCCGCCCCCGGCTGCGGGTGCTCGGCGACGAGCTCGACCAGCTGGAGCGGAACCGGGACAGCATCGTGGACCGGCTGCGCGGCATGGTGGAGACCTCGCTGGCCACGCTCCGCTCCGCGCAGCGCCTCTCCCGGCTCCCGGAGGGGCTGGGGGAGTGGTCGGGCCAGGAGTTCCTGCGCATCCGCTTCGACGACCCCGACCAGGCGGTGCTCACCGAACGCCTCGGCGAGGTCATCGACGAGGCCACCCGGGCCGCCGTCCGCAAGAACTCCGACCTGCGCCGCGACGGTATGACGCTGCTGCTGCGGGCGGTGGCCGGCGCTCTCGAGCCGCGCGGGGTCGCGGTGGAGATCCTCAAGCCCGACGCGGTGCTGCGGGCCGAGCGGGTGCCCGTCGGGCAGATGGGGGACGTGTTCTCCGGCGGCCAGCTGCTCACCGCCGCGATCGCGCTGTACTGCACCATGGCCGCGCTGCGCAGCAACGACCGCGGCAGGGACCGGCAGCGGCACGCCGGCACGCTCTTCCTCGACAACCCCATCGGCCGGGCCAACGCCACGTACCTGCTGGAGCTCCAGCGGGCCGTCGCCGACGCCCTCGGTGTGCAATTGCTCTACACGACCGGACTGTTCGACACGACCGCGCTGGCCGAGTTCCCCCTCGTGGTCCGGCTGCGCAACGACGCGGACCTGCGGGCGGGGCTGAAGTACATCAGCGTCGAGGAGCACCTCCGGCCCGGGCTGCCCGTGCCCGCCCCGCGCGGTGAGGCACACAGCGAGATCACCGCCACGCGGATGTTCCTCCGGCCGGCGGAGGCGGCCGCAAGCGAGGGCTGA